In the genome of Bacteroidales bacterium, one region contains:
- a CDS encoding type II toxin-antitoxin system Phd/YefM family antitoxin — translation MMAANFTEFRTDLKKFLDNVENNNETLIIKRGTGKGAVMMSLDEYNSIMETLHLLSSKANADRLYDSIKQMKNGKIVREKLIKE, via the coding sequence ATGATGGCAGCTAATTTTACAGAGTTCAGAACAGATCTCAAGAAATTTCTGGACAATGTGGAGAATAATAATGAAACACTCATTATCAAGAGGGGAACAGGAAAAGGTGCGGTTATGATGTCGTTGGATGAATACAACTCCATCATGGAAACACTTCATTTGTTGAGTTCAAAAGCAAATGCGGATAGGCTTTATGATTCAATAAAACAAATGAAAAATGGAAAAATAGTTCGAGAAAAACTCATTAAAGAATGA
- a CDS encoding ATP-binding protein, translated as MILEFSISNFRSIRKKQLFTMIASSARSKSTNIFNVNLANGSSIKLIKSVGIYGANASGKSNIIHALFELRKLIIDTKEISIDKPIPAYDPYLFNINSSNKPVEFEVIFLTKEKHKYQYRIVFNQNEIIEESLHHFPFKKPQEIFKRGKEKSEKDENIHIIKLGKNFNYKKYEIYKKIPLLSIFGKAENYHTTISPVYTYFNELEIWNVTESSWVRRLSDYIKEELQNPENKLLVKQIEKLIYEADTQIQSLIIDPNKKINETETILIDDKKSINRVRRNEVLFGEHNVYENQNIVTTHALPFIHESFGTNKLFALGGLIVKVLNKGGVIFFDELDSSLHPLLSSLLIRFFQINHQSNAQLIFTTHETYLLNKEFRSDQIWFTQKNTFGETELFSAQDFDGVREDIPFEKWYLGGKFGAIPYVNNLNSIVKNGKKEIG; from the coding sequence ATGATTTTAGAATTTTCAATCTCGAATTTTCGTTCAATTCGTAAAAAGCAATTATTTACAATGATTGCAAGTAGTGCACGAAGCAAGTCTACTAATATATTCAATGTTAATCTAGCAAACGGTAGTTCAATAAAACTCATAAAGTCTGTTGGAATTTATGGAGCAAATGCTTCAGGAAAATCAAATATTATTCATGCACTTTTTGAATTAAGAAAACTCATAATAGATACAAAAGAAATCTCAATTGATAAACCTATTCCTGCTTATGACCCATATTTGTTTAATATAAATTCATCAAATAAACCTGTTGAATTCGAAGTCATATTCTTAACCAAAGAGAAACATAAATACCAATATAGGATTGTATTCAACCAAAATGAGATAATTGAAGAGTCTTTGCATCATTTCCCCTTTAAAAAACCACAAGAAATCTTCAAAAGAGGGAAAGAAAAATCTGAAAAAGACGAAAACATTCACATAATTAAATTAGGAAAGAACTTCAATTACAAAAAGTATGAAATTTATAAAAAAATACCTCTGCTTTCAATTTTTGGGAAAGCAGAAAATTATCATACTACTATTTCTCCAGTATATACTTATTTCAATGAGTTAGAAATCTGGAATGTTACTGAAAGTAGTTGGGTTAGACGTTTATCTGATTACATTAAAGAGGAATTACAAAATCCCGAAAACAAACTTTTAGTAAAACAAATAGAAAAGCTAATTTATGAAGCAGATACTCAAATTCAATCTCTAATTATTGACCCGAACAAAAAAATAAACGAAACGGAGACTATTTTAATTGATGACAAAAAATCAATTAATAGAGTACGAAGGAATGAAGTACTATTTGGTGAACATAATGTTTATGAGAATCAAAATATTGTAACTACACATGCTTTGCCATTTATTCACGAATCATTCGGAACTAATAAGTTATTTGCTCTAGGTGGGTTAATTGTAAAAGTGCTTAATAAAGGAGGCGTAATATTTTTTGATGAACTAGATAGTAGTTTACATCCATTATTATCAAGTTTATTAATTCGATTTTTTCAAATTAATCATCAAAGTAATGCACAACTTATATTCACTACTCATGAAACTTATTTATTAAATAAAGAATTTCGCTCAGACCAAATCTGGTTTACTCAAAAAAATACATTTGGTGAAACTGAGTTATTTTCAGCTCAAGATTTTGATGGTGTCAGAGAAGATATTCCTTTTGAAAAATGGTATTTAGGAGGTAAATTTGGTGCTATTCCTTATGTCAATAATTTAAACTCAATAGTTAAAAATGGCAAAAAGGAAATTGGGTAG
- a CDS encoding Txe/YoeB family addiction module toxin, whose protein sequence is MRIVFSKNAWEEYTSWQSEDKQMLKKINELIKDIQRHPNEGIGKPEPLKYDLAGFWSRHIDREHRLVYQVIDQEILIYSCRYHYNK, encoded by the coding sequence ATGCGAATTGTATTTTCTAAGAACGCTTGGGAGGAATATACATCATGGCAAAGCGAGGACAAACAAATGCTCAAAAAGATAAATGAGCTAATCAAAGACATTCAAAGACACCCTAATGAAGGTATAGGGAAGCCAGAACCTTTAAAGTATGATTTGGCAGGTTTTTGGTCAAGACATATCGACCGAGAACATCGACTAGTATACCAAGTCATTGATCAAGAAATTTTAATTTATAGCTGTAGATACCATTACAATAAATAA
- a CDS encoding RloB domain-containing protein: MAKRKLGRSILIVCEGTKTEHDYFQYNALNISYSKGIWDRIDISDNETIPNDISLPSSTELGKRKKRPFINPNKRKIREQNVLMELCKYLYGDESGFEKYQTIKAVPLRYVAQAQLIEKEQELYEELWAVFDKNGHSHHKEAYVKANELVNNKKVQIGFTSRSFEHWILLHFEKNKSPFKSSECKNNKGIPLDCNSENGCKGLDCLSGYIRVNTPLKNYKKSNSSEDLLSMMNILLKPENLKRAFENAKWLREEIKNDPNLKSKKCYELNPYTDVDILVKKLIE; the protein is encoded by the coding sequence ATGGCAAAAAGGAAATTGGGTAGGAGCATTCTCATTGTTTGCGAAGGCACCAAAACAGAACATGATTACTTTCAATATAATGCCTTAAATATTTCTTATAGTAAAGGTATTTGGGATAGAATAGATATTTCAGACAATGAAACAATTCCTAATGACATTTCACTTCCATCTTCCACTGAATTAGGAAAAAGAAAAAAGCGGCCATTCATCAATCCCAATAAACGTAAAATTAGGGAGCAAAATGTGCTAATGGAGTTATGTAAATATCTATATGGCGATGAATCTGGATTTGAAAAATATCAAACAATAAAGGCAGTTCCTTTAAGGTATGTTGCACAAGCTCAACTTATAGAAAAAGAACAAGAACTTTATGAGGAGCTTTGGGCTGTATTTGACAAAAATGGTCACTCTCATCATAAAGAGGCATATGTAAAAGCAAATGAATTAGTAAATAATAAAAAAGTTCAAATCGGGTTCACAAGTCGTTCATTTGAGCACTGGATTTTATTGCACTTCGAGAAAAATAAGTCCCCTTTTAAATCAAGTGAATGTAAGAATAATAAAGGAATTCCCTTAGATTGTAATTCCGAAAATGGATGCAAAGGTCTTGATTGTTTATCAGGCTATATTAGAGTTAATACTCCTTTAAAAAACTACAAGAAAAGTAACAGCAGTGAAGACCTATTAAGCATGATGAATATTTTATTAAAACCAGAGAACCTAAAGAGAGCATTTGAAAACGCCAAATGGCTTCGTGAAGAAATAAAGAATGACCCAAATCTAAAAAGTAAAAAATGCTATGAATTGAATCCATATACTGATGTTGATATATTAGTTAAAAAGTTGATAGAATAA